From a region of the Listeria monocytogenes ATCC 19117 genome:
- a CDS encoding NAD(P)/FAD-dependent oxidoreductase — protein MDEKTKIYDITIIGGGPVGLFAAFYAGMRNASVKIIESLPQLGGQLSTLYPEKYIYDIPGYPAVRAQELVNNLIQQMKPFDPTIALEEAVQSVEKQVDGTFEIITKKDTHYSKAVIITAGNGAFEPRRLDLPEAEQYEGKNIHYFINDLSRFSGRRVAVCGGGDSAVDWALMLEKVASSVAIVHRRNAFRAHEHSVNNLEKSSIAIKTPFIPTEVLGNGDKLTHITLQEVKGDTRETLEIDDFIINYGFVSSLGPIKNWGLELERNSIVVNSKMETSIPGIYCAGDICTYDGKVKLIATGFGEAPTAVNNAMNFIDPKTRVQPMHSTSLFE, from the coding sequence TTGGATGAAAAAACAAAAATTTATGATATCACGATCATTGGTGGTGGACCGGTTGGGCTATTTGCTGCGTTTTATGCCGGAATGCGCAATGCGAGTGTGAAAATAATAGAAAGTTTACCGCAATTAGGTGGACAACTTTCCACGCTTTATCCCGAGAAATATATTTATGATATTCCGGGCTATCCTGCTGTACGCGCACAGGAACTTGTTAATAATTTGATTCAACAAATGAAACCATTTGATCCAACTATTGCGCTAGAGGAAGCGGTTCAAAGCGTAGAAAAACAAGTTGATGGCACATTTGAAATCATCACGAAGAAAGATACACATTACAGTAAAGCTGTTATTATTACCGCTGGAAATGGCGCATTTGAACCAAGACGTTTGGATCTTCCAGAAGCAGAGCAATACGAAGGGAAAAACATTCATTATTTCATCAATGATTTAAGTCGCTTTTCAGGTCGTCGCGTTGCCGTTTGTGGCGGTGGGGATTCCGCAGTGGACTGGGCACTCATGCTTGAAAAAGTAGCCAGTTCTGTCGCGATCGTTCATCGTCGCAATGCTTTTCGTGCGCACGAACATAGCGTGAACAATTTAGAAAAATCTTCCATTGCCATCAAAACACCATTTATCCCAACTGAAGTACTCGGTAACGGCGATAAATTAACGCATATTACTTTGCAAGAAGTCAAAGGTGATACAAGGGAAACACTGGAGATTGACGATTTCATCATTAACTATGGTTTCGTTTCTTCGCTTGGTCCAATTAAAAATTGGGGCCTAGAGCTAGAACGCAATTCGATTGTCGTTAATTCAAAAATGGAAACGAGTATCCCAGGAATTTATTGTGCAGGTGATATTTGCACGTATGACGGTAAAGTAAAACTAATCGCGACCGGATTCGGTGAAGCTCCAACAGCCGTTAATAACGCGATGAATTTCATTGATCCAAAAACACGCGTGCAACCAATGCACTCCACATCTTTGTTCGAATAA
- a CDS encoding SDR family oxidoreductase: MNVLVIGANGKIGRLLVEKLAMEKGFFVRAMVRKAEQVSELEKLGAKPIIADLKKDFHYAYDEIEAVIFTAGSGGHTPASETINIDQNGAIKAIETAKEKGVRRFIIVSSYGADNPENGPESLIHYLKAKQAADEELKRSGLDYTIVRPVGLSDDPATGKIAEVSEKPTTTIPRADVADFISEALSEKSSFYKTYTIESGDTPIKHFFD; the protein is encoded by the coding sequence ATGAATGTACTCGTAATTGGCGCAAATGGCAAAATCGGCCGTCTTTTAGTAGAAAAACTCGCCATGGAAAAAGGCTTTTTCGTTCGAGCAATGGTTCGAAAAGCCGAACAAGTAAGCGAACTTGAAAAACTTGGCGCTAAGCCGATTATCGCCGATTTAAAAAAAGATTTCCACTATGCCTATGATGAAATTGAAGCTGTTATTTTCACAGCAGGATCCGGTGGTCATACGCCCGCTTCCGAAACTATCAACATTGACCAAAACGGCGCCATCAAAGCCATCGAAACTGCTAAAGAAAAAGGTGTACGTCGGTTCATCATTGTTAGCTCTTATGGCGCCGACAATCCAGAAAACGGTCCCGAATCCCTCATCCATTATTTAAAAGCCAAACAAGCAGCCGATGAAGAACTAAAAAGAAGCGGTCTCGACTACACCATCGTCCGCCCAGTTGGCCTTTCAGATGATCCAGCTACTGGCAAAATCGCTGAAGTTTCCGAAAAACCTACAACGACTATCCCGCGCGCTGATGTTGCAGATTTTATTAGTGAAGCTTTATCCGAAAAATCTAGTTTCTATAAAACCTATACCATCGAAAGTGGCGACACACCCATTAAACATTTTTTTGATTAA
- a CDS encoding YuzB family protein — translation MNPIVEFCVNNLASGADAAFAKLDADDSLDVIEYDCLTYCDLCATSLFALVDGEVVRGETAEELVANIYTFLEENPF, via the coding sequence ATGAATCCGATTGTGGAATTTTGCGTGAATAATTTGGCGAGCGGGGCAGATGCAGCTTTTGCGAAATTAGATGCGGATGATAGTTTAGACGTGATTGAATATGATTGTCTGACATATTGTGATTTATGCGCGACGAGTTTGTTTGCTTTAGTGGACGGGGAAGTGGTCCGCGGAGAAACAGCAGAAGAATTGGTTGCGAATATATATACATTTTTGGAAGAGAATCCGTTTTAA
- a CDS encoding YuzD family protein — translation MVNEAKLYVYGSTTICASCVGAPSSKETEEWLRAAIGRKFSGQPFVVEYVDIFNPPNEKALADMANKIVEEDYMYPVIVVDGEIIAEGNPRLKDIYQVMTDRGYLATM, via the coding sequence ATGGTAAATGAAGCGAAATTATATGTTTATGGTTCAACGACTATTTGTGCGAGTTGTGTCGGAGCGCCATCCTCGAAGGAAACAGAGGAATGGCTTCGAGCTGCAATTGGTCGGAAGTTTTCAGGGCAGCCGTTTGTGGTGGAGTATGTGGATATTTTTAATCCGCCGAATGAGAAGGCTTTAGCGGATATGGCGAATAAAATTGTCGAGGAAGATTATATGTACCCAGTCATTGTGGTTGATGGTGAAATTATCGCGGAAGGCAATCCTCGGTTGAAAGATATTTATCAAGTAATGACCGACCGTGGTTACTTGGCAACGATGTAA
- a CDS encoding NifU family protein: protein MEEISYAEVDKALKKFRPFLVRDGGDYELIEVTQDGVVKIKLLGACETCPSSDMTLKMGIELTLAEKIIGFKEVVQVF from the coding sequence ATGGAAGAAATTAGCTACGCCGAAGTTGATAAAGCTTTAAAAAAGTTCCGTCCGTTTTTAGTTCGTGATGGCGGGGACTATGAACTTATCGAAGTCACACAAGACGGTGTCGTAAAAATTAAACTACTTGGTGCATGCGAGACTTGCCCCAGTTCTGATATGACTTTAAAAATGGGTATCGAATTAACTTTAGCAGAAAAAATTATCGGCTTTAAAGAAGTTGTTCAGGTTTTTTAA
- a CDS encoding phosphatidylglycerophosphatase A, which translates to MVEKQSALESKARSWLIERGVEIDDIAELVLFLQQKYHPGLELDICRQNVEHVLRKREVQNAVLTGIQLDVMAEKGELVQPLQNIISADEGLYGVDEILALSIVNVYGSIGFTNYGYIDKVKPGILAKLNEHDGIAVHTFLDDIVGAIAAAAASRLAHSYHDDIVN; encoded by the coding sequence ATGGTAGAAAAACAAAGTGCCTTAGAATCAAAAGCACGCAGTTGGCTCATCGAACGGGGCGTAGAAATTGATGATATCGCAGAACTTGTATTATTTTTACAGCAAAAATATCACCCTGGATTGGAATTAGATATTTGCCGTCAAAATGTGGAGCATGTTCTTCGTAAGCGAGAAGTCCAAAATGCTGTTTTAACAGGCATACAGCTTGATGTGATGGCTGAAAAAGGAGAACTCGTCCAACCACTACAAAATATCATTAGCGCTGATGAGGGGCTGTACGGCGTCGACGAGATACTTGCGCTCTCCATCGTCAATGTGTACGGATCTATTGGATTTACCAATTACGGTTATATCGATAAAGTAAAACCAGGTATTCTTGCAAAATTAAATGAACACGATGGTATCGCCGTTCACACATTTCTCGATGATATTGTTGGCGCTATCGCTGCGGCCGCTGCAAGTCGGCTTGCGCATAGTTATCACGACGACATCGTTAATTAA
- a CDS encoding hemolysin family protein, whose amino-acid sequence MDIFNDFFVIFLIAATAFFVASEFAIVAIRKPTVLQLVASEDPRAKYVKKVTSNMNDYLAACQLGNTLAALAMGWVGEATMRGWLEPLFLMLPVPESVEKPISIFVSFILITFLNVVLGELAPKTFTIQSTEKVALFIARPLVYWYRLTFPLNWLLNNSANLITRMFGVKQTVDADQMTPTELKIIFEDSYRQGLLNPQEFRYMKNIFKLGDVPAKEVMIPRMSMIAIDQTATVRDLLKLTSEHTYHIFPVTEDEDKDHIIGMLRVSAVMAGLGKDETIVTQSIQPFITPVLEVFEGMILEELLVKMQQESEPFVVLTDEYGGTSGIVTLEDVMEVIVGDMEEAKGPKGIRKVALNHYIIEGSEPLLEVEEALGVPIEGPGVHTLSGWMLLERFDLEAGDEIEHEGYRFIVRSMNKNSIRQVEVKLGKEKPVKLEE is encoded by the coding sequence ATGGACATTTTTAATGATTTCTTTGTGATATTTTTAATTGCAGCGACTGCCTTTTTCGTGGCAAGTGAATTTGCCATTGTCGCAATCCGGAAACCTACTGTCCTGCAACTAGTAGCCTCAGAGGACCCGCGAGCGAAATATGTAAAAAAAGTTACTTCGAATATGAATGATTATTTGGCTGCCTGTCAGTTAGGTAATACACTTGCCGCACTTGCTATGGGGTGGGTTGGTGAAGCAACAATGCGTGGCTGGTTGGAGCCGTTATTTTTAATGTTACCTGTACCAGAATCCGTTGAAAAGCCGATTTCGATTTTTGTTTCGTTTATTTTAATTACATTCTTAAATGTGGTACTCGGGGAACTTGCTCCGAAAACATTTACAATTCAAAGCACAGAAAAAGTAGCTCTGTTTATCGCGCGCCCGCTTGTGTATTGGTATCGCCTGACTTTTCCACTCAATTGGCTTTTAAATAACTCGGCGAATTTAATCACGCGGATGTTTGGGGTAAAACAAACAGTTGATGCGGACCAAATGACACCGACCGAACTGAAGATTATTTTTGAAGATAGCTATAGGCAAGGACTTTTGAATCCACAAGAGTTTCGTTATATGAAAAATATTTTCAAACTCGGGGACGTGCCAGCGAAAGAAGTAATGATACCGCGAATGTCAATGATTGCGATTGACCAAACGGCGACCGTAAGAGATTTACTGAAATTAACTTCTGAACATACATATCATATTTTTCCAGTTACGGAAGATGAAGATAAAGATCATATTATCGGAATGCTACGAGTCAGTGCGGTTATGGCTGGACTTGGAAAAGATGAAACGATTGTGACGCAATCTATTCAACCATTTATTACACCTGTTTTAGAAGTGTTTGAAGGCATGATTTTGGAAGAGTTACTTGTGAAAATGCAGCAAGAAAGTGAGCCGTTTGTCGTTCTCACGGATGAATACGGCGGGACTTCGGGGATTGTGACGCTAGAAGATGTCATGGAAGTAATTGTTGGTGATATGGAAGAAGCAAAAGGTCCGAAAGGGATTCGAAAAGTAGCTTTGAATCATTATATTATTGAAGGATCTGAGCCGCTTCTTGAAGTCGAGGAAGCACTGGGGGTCCCAATTGAAGGGCCGGGTGTTCATACGTTATCGGGATGGATGTTACTCGAACGTTTTGACTTAGAAGCTGGTGATGAGATTGAACATGAGGGATACCGCTTTATCGTTCGTTCAATGAATAAAAACTCGATTCGGCAAGTAGAAGTAAAATTAGGGAAAGAAAAACCAGTAAAATTGGAGGAATAA
- a CDS encoding GNAT family N-acetyltransferase has translation MVSIQKLTKDNFHETAKLEVHPHQKTFVAENWYSIIEASFEETYHSLVIYADNMPVGYAMYGMDTDDGEFWLVRFMTGKEHQGKGYGGDALEQIIEMVKNLPEKPARLRLSYEPDNTVAEKFYAKYGFEKTGEIIDGEAVADLWFKR, from the coding sequence ATGGTCTCAATTCAAAAGTTAACGAAAGACAATTTTCACGAAACAGCAAAATTAGAAGTGCATCCACACCAAAAAACATTTGTCGCAGAAAACTGGTATTCCATTATCGAAGCAAGTTTTGAAGAAACGTATCATTCGCTTGTAATATACGCGGATAATATGCCGGTTGGCTACGCAATGTATGGAATGGATACAGATGATGGTGAGTTTTGGTTGGTACGATTTATGACTGGGAAAGAGCATCAAGGTAAGGGCTACGGCGGAGATGCGCTAGAACAAATTATCGAGATGGTGAAAAATCTACCAGAAAAACCAGCACGTCTGCGTCTATCTTACGAACCAGATAATACGGTAGCAGAGAAATTTTATGCAAAATATGGATTTGAAAAAACGGGGGAGATCATCGACGGCGAGGCAGTGGCCGACTTGTGGTTCAAACGTTAA
- a CDS encoding TIGR01457 family HAD-type hydrolase, whose protein sequence is MKNYKAYLIDLDGTMYRGAEVIPEAIIFIENLKRAGIPYLFVTNNSTKTPGQVAEHLTDMGIQAVSEDVFTTSQATVQFMIEQKREKSVYVIGERGIKQELTDNGFEITSSNPAFVVVGLDREVNYEKFSKAALAVRGGAMFISTNGDAAIPTERGLLPGNGSITSVVSVATETAPVFIGKPESIIMEQALAKLGVHKDEAIMVGDNYETDIMAGINYGMDTLIVHTGFTSKEALLTKEIQPTYAVTKLTDWKFN, encoded by the coding sequence TTGAAGAATTATAAAGCGTATTTAATTGATTTAGATGGCACGATGTATCGCGGGGCAGAAGTTATTCCTGAGGCGATCATTTTTATCGAAAACTTAAAACGTGCGGGAATTCCGTATTTATTTGTAACAAACAATTCAACAAAAACACCTGGGCAAGTAGCAGAACATTTAACTGACATGGGGATTCAAGCTGTAAGTGAGGATGTTTTCACGACGTCACAAGCAACCGTGCAATTTATGATAGAACAAAAACGCGAAAAATCGGTTTATGTTATCGGTGAACGTGGAATAAAACAAGAACTAACAGATAATGGATTTGAAATAACTTCTAGTAATCCAGCTTTTGTTGTCGTTGGGCTTGACCGGGAAGTCAATTATGAGAAATTTTCAAAAGCAGCGCTTGCGGTTCGCGGTGGAGCGATGTTTATTTCGACGAATGGCGATGCGGCAATTCCGACAGAGCGTGGTTTGCTTCCGGGAAATGGTTCCATCACATCTGTCGTTTCCGTAGCCACAGAAACAGCGCCAGTTTTTATTGGGAAGCCTGAATCCATTATTATGGAGCAAGCACTCGCAAAACTCGGTGTCCATAAAGACGAGGCAATCATGGTGGGTGACAACTACGAAACCGATATTATGGCGGGCATCAATTATGGCATGGATACGTTAATCGTACACACTGGCTTTACATCAAAAGAAGCATTATTAACGAAAGAAATCCAACCTACATACGCTGTAACCAAACTAACTGATTGGAAATTTAACTAG
- a CDS encoding YutD family protein, whose product MTITIQDLNYEIITNYRDAFDEEKLNERFSDILGRYDYIVGDWGYDQLRLKGFFEDDNRKAAYDNKISTLKEYIYEYCNFGCAYFVIKKVK is encoded by the coding sequence GTGACGATTACGATTCAAGATTTAAACTACGAGATTATCACCAATTATCGCGACGCTTTTGACGAGGAGAAGTTAAATGAACGGTTTAGCGATATTCTTGGGCGATATGATTATATAGTAGGTGACTGGGGTTACGATCAACTCCGTCTCAAAGGCTTTTTTGAAGACGATAACCGCAAAGCCGCATACGACAACAAAATTAGCACGTTAAAAGAATATATTTACGAATACTGCAATTTCGGTTGTGCGTATTTTGTTATTAAAAAAGTAAAATAG
- a CDS encoding bifunctional metallophosphatase/5'-nucleotidase, with amino-acid sequence MKHLTLWHTNDVHSHLEHWPRIFNFLKEKRTAADKENQSALFFDIGDFLDRVHPLTEGTNGLANTDLLNQLPYDAVTFGNNEGTTLAHEDLDKLYEHAAFPVVCCNFYANKECTKQSDWVKSIVYKEVEQVKIAIIGATAPFREYYEAMGWGVEEPMSAIKKQIAGLDANTDVVILLSHLGLPTDERIALELPEIDIILGGHTHHLLENGKIEGNALLAAAGRWGEHVGKVTIELDENNQIISKKAVTFATEKLPIPPNETAEIQAFFDKGREELSEKVVAIPGKLAHNWFDDSEIAHILNEAVCEWTGAETFVMNAGIFMTDFEAGIVTEFDIHQMLPHPLNAIALTMSGEELEILIDGIYRKKAELQDIPLRGFGFRGEYFGTVLMDRAGFDAENQVALFDNKPIDKTREYRIATHDTFVFAPFFPIVKQIKRKEVYTPELLRDILKWKLKKMYGQEEDK; translated from the coding sequence ATGAAACATTTAACTTTATGGCATACAAATGATGTTCATAGTCACTTGGAACATTGGCCACGCATTTTTAATTTCTTAAAAGAGAAAAGAACTGCTGCAGATAAAGAAAATCAGTCGGCGCTCTTTTTTGATATTGGTGATTTTTTGGACCGGGTCCATCCGCTTACTGAAGGAACGAACGGGCTTGCGAATACGGACTTACTTAACCAACTGCCGTATGATGCGGTGACTTTTGGTAATAATGAAGGAACGACTTTGGCCCATGAAGACTTGGATAAATTATATGAACATGCGGCCTTCCCAGTAGTTTGCTGTAATTTTTATGCGAATAAAGAGTGTACAAAGCAGTCGGACTGGGTGAAATCGATTGTTTATAAAGAAGTAGAACAAGTGAAAATTGCTATTATCGGTGCAACGGCGCCGTTTCGGGAATATTACGAGGCAATGGGCTGGGGAGTAGAAGAACCAATGAGCGCGATTAAAAAGCAAATTGCTGGCTTAGACGCGAATACAGATGTAGTTATTTTACTGAGTCACCTTGGCTTGCCGACAGATGAAAGAATTGCTTTAGAATTACCAGAAATTGATATTATATTAGGTGGGCATACCCATCATTTACTTGAAAATGGAAAAATAGAAGGAAATGCATTACTGGCTGCTGCCGGAAGATGGGGCGAGCATGTAGGGAAAGTTACTATCGAGCTAGATGAAAATAATCAGATTATCTCTAAAAAAGCAGTAACTTTCGCAACCGAAAAACTTCCAATCCCACCAAATGAAACGGCAGAAATTCAAGCTTTCTTCGATAAAGGACGCGAGGAATTATCTGAAAAAGTAGTTGCGATTCCCGGAAAGTTAGCGCATAATTGGTTTGATGACTCGGAAATTGCGCACATTTTGAATGAAGCGGTTTGTGAATGGACTGGGGCAGAAACATTTGTGATGAACGCAGGCATTTTTATGACAGACTTTGAAGCAGGGATTGTGACGGAATTTGATATCCACCAAATGTTACCTCATCCGCTCAACGCGATTGCTTTAACGATGTCTGGTGAGGAGCTTGAAATACTTATTGACGGAATCTACCGAAAGAAAGCTGAACTGCAAGATATTCCGCTTCGAGGTTTTGGTTTCCGAGGCGAGTATTTTGGCACCGTTTTGATGGACAGAGCTGGTTTTGATGCGGAAAATCAAGTGGCACTTTTTGATAATAAACCGATTGATAAAACGCGGGAATACCGGATTGCGACGCATGATACGTTTGTGTTCGCACCATTTTTCCCGATAGTAAAGCAAATTAAACGAAAAGAAGTATATACACCGGAGTTACTCCGAGATATTTTAAAATGGAAACTTAAAAAAATGTACGGACAGGAGGAAGACAAGTGA
- a CDS encoding sulfite exporter TauE/SafE family protein, with protein MDITQTVEILLISVFAGVVGSLLGLGGGIIVTPALTLIFGIDIQYAIGASIISVIATSSGSAIAYIKDGITNLRVGMFLEIATTIGAITGAFVSGLLSATALYIIFGLLLLYSAFNMIKKVGTEFPTNVKPDPLATKLNLHDSYYDKSLRQTVDYQVANVPAGFGVMYGAGIASGLLGIGSGAFKVMALDVFMKMPLKVSSATSNLMMGVTAAASATVYLFQGDIQPAIAAPVAIGVLVGATLGTRIMQRLKSKVIRIIFIPVILYVAFQMILEGLGWI; from the coding sequence TTGGATATTACGCAAACAGTCGAAATTCTTCTAATCTCTGTTTTTGCAGGGGTAGTAGGCTCTTTGCTCGGGCTTGGTGGCGGAATTATCGTGACGCCTGCCTTGACACTTATTTTCGGGATTGATATTCAATATGCGATTGGTGCAAGTATTATTTCCGTTATCGCTACAAGTAGTGGCTCCGCAATTGCTTATATCAAAGACGGCATTACGAACCTTCGTGTCGGGATGTTTCTCGAAATTGCCACAACAATTGGTGCAATCACTGGGGCTTTCGTCAGCGGACTGCTCTCGGCCACGGCACTCTACATCATCTTCGGACTTTTACTTCTTTATTCTGCTTTCAACATGATTAAAAAGGTCGGTACAGAATTTCCTACCAATGTGAAACCAGACCCACTCGCAACCAAACTAAACTTACATGATTCATATTACGATAAATCTTTACGGCAGACAGTTGATTATCAAGTGGCAAACGTCCCTGCTGGTTTTGGTGTGATGTACGGCGCCGGAATCGCTAGTGGCTTACTTGGAATCGGTAGTGGCGCATTTAAAGTAATGGCACTTGATGTCTTTATGAAAATGCCGCTAAAAGTAAGTAGCGCAACGAGTAATTTAATGATGGGCGTAACTGCGGCTGCCAGTGCAACCGTGTACCTTTTCCAAGGCGACATCCAGCCTGCGATTGCAGCTCCAGTTGCGATTGGCGTACTTGTCGGTGCAACACTTGGAACACGCATTATGCAACGTTTAAAAAGCAAAGTTATTCGGATTATTTTTATTCCCGTCATTTTATATGTTGCCTTCCAAATGATTTTAGAAGGATTGGGGTGGATCTAA
- a CDS encoding DUF1634 domain-containing protein, which translates to MAEKKEEMYRVELIVSALLRIGVVLSAIIIVFGLVMLFITGESGYPGETYPTSLTAIFSGLGTLKPYAIMMFGLFCLILTPVLRVVVSLFTFLKEKDYLYVGITGIVLIILVISFLIGIKA; encoded by the coding sequence ATGGCAGAGAAAAAAGAAGAAATGTACCGTGTCGAGCTAATTGTTAGCGCGTTGCTAAGAATCGGTGTTGTCCTCAGTGCGATTATTATTGTTTTCGGCCTTGTTATGCTATTTATCACCGGTGAAAGTGGCTATCCTGGGGAAACTTATCCGACTTCGCTTACGGCGATTTTCAGTGGGCTAGGGACGCTTAAACCATATGCGATTATGATGTTTGGTCTCTTTTGCTTAATTTTAACGCCAGTCCTTCGTGTTGTTGTATCGTTATTTACTTTTTTGAAGGAAAAAGATTATTTGTACGTTGGAATAACTGGGATTGTATTAATTATTTTAGTTATTAGCTTTTTAATTGGAATAAAAGCATAA
- a CDS encoding DUF72 domain-containing protein: protein MVTIGLTGWSDHDSLLQTKKLTLADYAAHFPVVEVDTSFYAIPSPRTTANWAAQTPDEFHFVIKAFSAMTKHKEWSQYFDSENAMYTAYMDMIAPISETGKLQAILFQFPPYFNCTKENVTYLKYIASKMGDLPVAVEFRHNSWYNEQNTEKTLELLRELGFIHTVVDEPQVGSGSVPIVLRETNSDMTLVRLHGRNQYGWMKASSPEWREVRTLYRYNEEEINEWAKYVEHLQKLSKEVVVIFNNNSGGDAADNAKHLQKALQVEFQGLAPMQMDLFSE, encoded by the coding sequence ATGGTAACAATCGGGTTAACTGGGTGGAGTGATCATGATTCTTTATTACAAACAAAAAAATTAACATTGGCTGATTATGCGGCACATTTTCCTGTGGTGGAGGTTGATACGAGTTTTTATGCGATTCCTTCTCCGCGAACAACGGCAAACTGGGCGGCACAAACTCCGGATGAATTTCATTTTGTGATTAAAGCATTTTCGGCGATGACGAAACATAAGGAATGGTCGCAGTATTTTGATAGTGAAAATGCGATGTACACGGCTTATATGGATATGATTGCGCCGATAAGTGAAACGGGAAAACTACAGGCAATTTTATTTCAATTTCCGCCGTATTTTAATTGTACGAAAGAAAATGTGACTTATTTAAAATATATTGCATCAAAAATGGGCGATTTGCCAGTAGCGGTTGAATTTCGCCATAATTCTTGGTATAACGAGCAAAACACCGAGAAAACACTGGAGTTGCTGCGAGAATTAGGTTTTATTCATACAGTCGTTGATGAACCGCAAGTTGGTTCTGGGAGCGTGCCGATTGTGCTTCGTGAGACGAATAGTGATATGACATTAGTGCGGCTTCACGGCCGGAATCAGTATGGTTGGATGAAAGCTAGCAGTCCGGAATGGCGCGAAGTTCGGACACTTTACCGTTATAATGAGGAAGAAATTAACGAATGGGCAAAATATGTGGAACATTTACAAAAGTTGTCCAAAGAAGTTGTCGTGATTTTTAATAATAACAGCGGCGGGGATGCGGCTGATAATGCGAAACATTTACAAAAGGCGTTACAAGTAGAGTTTCAAGGCTTGGCTCCGATGCAAATGGATTTGTTTTCAGAATAA
- a CDS encoding DUF5713 family protein, whose protein sequence is MTEIKYLEGMYQDPFFPPFLVDKIKQCILDTVQFLEQGNHDTEAIQAKFDEMTLAINALQDEFYENESELETGARDSIAETIIPILAHYKIDIDIEELLREREW, encoded by the coding sequence ATGACAGAAATTAAATATTTAGAGGGAATGTATCAAGATCCATTCTTTCCACCGTTTCTAGTAGATAAAATTAAGCAATGTATTTTAGATACGGTTCAATTTTTAGAACAAGGGAATCATGATACAGAAGCGATTCAAGCTAAATTTGATGAAATGACATTAGCAATTAATGCATTGCAAGATGAGTTTTATGAAAATGAGAGTGAATTAGAAACAGGCGCAAGGGATTCGATTGCTGAAACAATCATCCCGATTTTAGCTCATTATAAGATAGATATCGATATTGAAGAATTACTTAGAGAGCGCGAGTGGTAA